From the Carassius auratus strain Wakin chromosome 36, ASM336829v1, whole genome shotgun sequence genome, the window GATTCAGTTTGGATCTCCTGGTAATTCTGAAATTCTTCATTGATTGTATATCTCTGTTCTTACTCTCAAACTTGAAGATAATGCACGGCATCATGTATGTGTTTTGGCAGGAAATCTTTTTCCCAGACCTCTTTATAAATGATAAGATAGATGGTATCAGACACAAAATCTTCCTTcatgggtttttatttatttcctgatTTTTGTacggttctctctctctccagatcTTGATATGTTAATATGTAGACCTTAACATATCATAAAATACCTAAATATAGGGATGTAAgttgatatattttataattattatgcagCTTTTCTGAGCTCATACTAAAATGGATTTGTACTAGTAACACTTCAAGACTATTTATAATTACCTAGAATAGGTAGAAAGTTGTGTAAAAATGAAAGTAACCAGTTACAAGATACTCACTTTAtattaaatggttaaataaatgtaaaatctatacGAATACCAatcatgtaatataatataaataaaacttacgTCAAGTTGAAGCAAAGAATGTTTATTGGCTGCAGGGTCACCCAAGCTCCGCCCATTTTCCCTAGCATTAGCCATTAGCCATCAGGGCTTACAGCAGCTGTTCTGGACCTTTTATCCTTCTTAATTTCTGTTTGTGTCACTGTCGTGCTTTTGTGAGAGACTGTGAGATGGTTTTGTTAAATAGCAATAACAATGAGGAACAGGATTTAATGTAAGTCTATTTAAATGATCTGATTTGTCTCAGCACATAACACGTCAGGTGTTTTTGTTAGCCGGTAAAGCTCATTagccaaatataaaaacaaacatcagatACGTCTCTCAAGTCTTCTTTGCGTTCACggttttacattattaaaataactgatgtatttgtttaaaactgtGTTCGCGGTGTAATGAGTGATATTAATGTGTAGCTCCTCTGCTAAATGATCATTATGTAACTCACTTACAGTAAGGTTATGATTGAACTACTTAAACTGGAAAAATCTGAGTAAACTGAACACAAACCGTGTTTTAGTAAGTTATTCAGTCTTAAATGTTtctcataattttttattcattagtgaCCAATGGCAGCTTCTTCACTAAACAATAACAAAGGGGGAAAAATCATACATATATAAGATAATTTGATTTTGCACTCTTAAGGCAAAACTATAACCTGAATATGTTTTTGCAGAGATAAGCTGTGACCTATTTTCATGGTAAAAGATCTGGCCTGTAGCTGTTGCTATAAATAAGTCATAGGAGTGGGTCTCCACTGAAGAAACTAGTTTCAATACAGCTATCCAGTGTGAAAGACCGCATTAAAATACACTGATGCATTATGGCAAATTAATTTAAGCATGTGCAGGATCTTTAGCTGTTTTGCACATATGCATATGTTTGTAATTTTTCTAATTGAGACCAATATCCCAATTTAGTACTGGTAGCCACATTCAGAATTGTATATAATGAACAAACTGGGCAAAATAGCTTATTTGTGAGATAAAGAATGGTTCAGTGAAAACAAGACGCATCTGATACCTGTTTGTCTTGCAGCCTGAATGAGCCACGCTGCTCGTCTCTACCCAGCTCTCCTGCAAAACGTGCTTCTCCAGCCAAAAAGAAGCAGTTTTTTATTAACCAGGCCATTCGTAACTCTGACCTCACTCCCAGAGCCAAGGGCAAGAAGAGTCTGAGACGACAGGAAAACAGTAAGAATCTTTTGCCCTCGCACAAAACTCCAGAACGAGCTGATTTCTGTTGCAAtatgtagattttttatttttttattttacagaacaaatTCTGGTAAATGTAGATAAATGCAGAGAAAATGTGACTACACCTTGTTGTAGTTTAATCAGTAGGGTGTGGTGCTAGCAGCGCCAACGTCATGGGTTTgtttcccagggaatgcatgaggtatatatttatatgtgtgtgtgtgtgtgtgtatggatatcttgaatgcagtgtaagttgcattggataaaagcaatctgccaaatgcataaataaaataaatataaaaaacctcTTTGCTGTCTGGCTcggaaaaaaaagagttttagctatgtttttctaatatttaatattaacaacTCTGCTTCGGTGAAGCTCGTTTTCTGGACAATCTTTTGGAACGGGACGAGTGCTCTAACGAGGATGGTGAAGGGCATGAAACAGCCTTGCCCACCATCTTCACTGAAGCCTGCACCAATGGAAACTATGTGGAGGTAAAGCAGGTTTCTTTAACTGCTGTGAGTTAAGGAATGTTTTGACTTGTTATCTCTCTCTCACGTCTCTCAGTACTGGAGTGATTTTATGAATCGTTCTGGGGAGGAGCAAGAGCGACTGTTGGCTCTGCTGGAGGAGGAGGCCCAGAGGACTCACTCTGACAAGAGCCATGAAGACCAAAGAGAAGGTCTGACAGCATTTAATCACACAAACCCAGTTTACATCTAATAGGAAAGACAGTTGCTCATCAGTTACAACTTTTGTTaagcacaaatgaagatattttttatattctctcatcatttttGTCCATCCTTTGAAAGTCCATGCAACCAAAATCTTCACACATTAAAATcgtaaaagtaatccatatgaaattgACAGTCACAAAATCACTCTATATGATGAACAGCTTTAATTAAGGCTTCACATAtaactagggatgggtatcgtttaCATTTTATCAATACCGATACTTATCGATACTGTTATCGATACTATTTGGTGCGGAAAGATATGAAGTGAAAAGTTGTTgaaaatttcaaattattttattaatgctgaACTCTAGCAACTGTATTAATGTTCttaagtcaagagcagtgagttatttttctcttttctctttaaaATTGTATCATAATTTACTCgctctcaagttgttttaaacctgaacctgaagtttcttctgttgagcataaAAAGCTATTTTGAGAATATGGGaaactaaacagttgctggtcccaaGTGACtttcatattttgtgtgtgtgtgtgtgtgttcactgctccgggtgtgtgttcatggtgtgttcacttcttactgctgtgtgtgtgtgttcacggtgtgttcacttcttactgctgtgtgtgtgtgttcatggtgtgttcacttcttactgctgtgtgtgtgtgtgttcatggtgtgttcacttcttactgctgtgtgtgtgtgttcacggtgtgttcacttctctgggttaaatgcagagcaccaattctcaATATgtgttaccatacttggcaaatgtcacgactttcactttcactttttatcggTACTCCGGTATCGACCCAATTAcggtccaaaaaaataaaaaataccggTTCTCGGTTCTCATCCCTATTTATAACATTGACCTGGCATACAGTGACATGTTTGGGAACtgtgcagaat encodes:
- the LOC113055127 gene encoding R3H domain-containing protein 4-like — protein: MVLLNSNNNEEQDLILNEPRCSSLPSSPAKRASPAKKKQFFINQAIRNSDLTPRAKGKKSLRRQENTRFLDNLLERDECSNEDGEGHETALPTIFTEACTNGNYVEYWSDFMNRSGEEQERLLALLEEEAQRTHSDKSHEDQREVNPAFSAQECFQRIDRRLRVTLRRRQIPMGVLEGLESSLLGFFMAHPHSIYITKLSSSYERLLLHAVCQYMALTSASSDCDGARQTEVVNKQEEFLPPQPLLSAYLEKLS